A DNA window from bacterium contains the following coding sequences:
- a CDS encoding carboxypeptidase regulatory-like domain-containing protein, translated as MKPAALTCCILCFSLPSLAFDTALAEALFAPVGTTGGVGDALSVHSDNPALTRIALNDSRIEFTEQISGFRLGTVATLVGEPLHIAPGAPAVPGLSRLYRVADMGGVELRIVAAEYDVIDDYDALPYPEDVAGSLQFSQDPVFYSADVWYPPDAATMSAPMIMRDFRVVNVTLFPVQVNPVTRQARVYHTLEVELIGNSEPGLNELTAPRRISGEYAALYREFIRNLDEDVLDDVTTAPGTYLIVARDQASVNPWTDSLAAWRSRCGYDVIVHRFATSPSAGVLRSTILDYYENTATPLEHVCIMGDPSSSFGLPTSGNGQLDQFFALLGGNDLLPDVSIGRISATSSSEFATAWRKLMMYERETLVNDTNWTARALLYAIVGMEQPNNLFAVQWADRQLRQYTGIQDNVVSYAVSIADQNYLCEQFTEGIGLFYYAGYWVGSLQSFWHMCTNAWRHPVSILMAGGTGGFDYQTCLAEEFVLAGTANTPKGAVAAIGYSSLDENATYFQTFGGGFINAMSQLGIERTGSCHLAGIITLAQTYGIGNLEYTTRVGHTNVIGDPALRMWTDTPTIITAAHSTALPIGARQLTVTVSDTLTDLPVAAALVVVIEGDGDVCRALTDSSGAATLPLTVDSAGTISVTVTKMNHKPYLADIACGNIGVWVALDSVAIDDDNINGTVGNADGEFNPGEVIDLTMRIKNFGETITETGIQAELASLSEYFTVLSAPINYPDLEPGMLAVPGSAFRVQVSQLMNHGAQGSLRLTVQGDHQATESVVSYTALAGKPEYVAHEILGGAWQPGTARELVVTLANVGAQPLSGTTATLTSLNPLARVMDANGTFGDVQVGGTASNGGNSFSIAADSLMYNGAQVQFRMIVETAAGQRDTVVFLVPLGTTSPTDPCGPDAFGYYSYDDGDMAYPPELEFDYVDLSGGLGIDLNIEDPGEKTQITQNWTSLRALPFSFTFYDQTFDSITICSNGWAAFGNETWTDTPLNRPLPAILAPANMVAIYWDDLKTSGAGQGVWTYYDEEHHAFIVQWKASGGGYTYSDASLDFQLLLLDPIAYPSVGGNGKLLFMYNDITMDLLASTSDDIPGVTIGIHDALAERGLELARGATYAPGCANVVDGRRILIDADFRTSLGSVAGQITSEGTGEPIAGAVIRVANHVAFDSTDAGGFYQIDEVLAGTRALIVSRRGFNDAVVPEVMVYFDSTTTVNISMLHPEVAVSPDSLRLAIAESLQTQVGVEIGNGGNGPLDFSISTAYFVNGVPVPPMGVLQETNVTTLTNDPHILGCEYADGRWYACGSSGPSGANSIYVFGGDGSLLDTLAQPATDPIGWFDMCFDGQYLYGSPQELWQIQGIDLNGLWTVTIPFTQLSPGRALAYDPATDHFWAADMYSDLYEVDRDGELMSTIENVLNLPIAGLSWIRDDVEGFSLLVSCSAAETGINSLWRINPLTHEMRQVATLTGRDGDLATGCAVTTAWNGMLTTVGTIRNNPNGDRLVLNQLEYRTDWLTVTPLSGTVSASGSLPLTLTVDGTSLPSGLYRPGVLLHCPVLDSTAVVPIELTVQQSGTGAGIAPVPLQFSLRPSYPNPFNPATTIPYSLPVTARTELVIYNVVGAQVAVLVNEVQNAGDHAAVFDGQTLPSGIYFARLRSGNLMKTTKMILLK; from the coding sequence ATGAAGCCCGCTGCTCTCACATGCTGTATTCTGTGCTTTTCTCTCCCCTCGCTTGCTTTCGACACTGCTTTGGCGGAGGCGCTGTTCGCGCCAGTCGGCACGACTGGCGGAGTCGGAGACGCGCTCTCGGTGCACTCCGACAATCCGGCGTTGACGCGCATTGCGCTCAATGATTCACGGATTGAATTCACGGAGCAGATCAGCGGATTTCGTCTCGGGACGGTGGCCACGCTGGTTGGCGAACCGCTGCACATCGCACCGGGTGCGCCGGCGGTGCCGGGACTATCGCGGCTGTACCGCGTGGCGGACATGGGCGGTGTGGAACTGCGGATTGTGGCCGCCGAGTATGATGTGATTGACGATTACGACGCACTGCCTTATCCTGAGGATGTAGCCGGGTCCCTGCAATTTTCGCAGGACCCGGTTTTTTATTCGGCGGATGTGTGGTACCCGCCGGACGCGGCGACGATGTCGGCGCCCATGATCATGCGCGATTTTCGGGTTGTCAATGTGACGCTTTTTCCGGTGCAAGTGAATCCGGTGACGCGGCAGGCGCGGGTCTATCATACGCTTGAAGTGGAGCTTATCGGGAACAGCGAGCCGGGTCTGAATGAACTCACGGCGCCGCGGCGCATTTCAGGCGAATATGCGGCGTTGTACCGCGAGTTCATCCGTAATTTGGACGAAGACGTACTCGACGACGTGACGACGGCACCGGGGACCTATCTCATTGTGGCGCGGGATCAGGCCAGTGTGAATCCGTGGACGGACAGTTTAGCGGCATGGCGGAGCCGCTGTGGTTACGATGTGATCGTCCACCGCTTCGCGACTAGTCCGAGCGCCGGAGTTTTACGGAGCACGATTCTTGACTACTACGAGAACACCGCGACGCCGCTTGAGCATGTGTGCATTATGGGCGATCCATCCAGCTCATTTGGATTACCAACCAGCGGAAACGGGCAGTTGGATCAGTTCTTCGCGCTGTTAGGCGGCAATGACCTCTTGCCGGATGTTTCCATTGGGCGCATCTCGGCTACGAGTTCATCGGAGTTTGCCACGGCCTGGCGGAAACTGATGATGTATGAGCGCGAAACGCTGGTGAACGATACGAATTGGACGGCGCGCGCCTTGCTCTACGCCATCGTTGGCATGGAGCAGCCCAACAATCTGTTTGCGGTACAGTGGGCCGATCGGCAGTTACGGCAGTATACGGGTATACAAGACAACGTTGTCAGCTATGCGGTGAGCATCGCCGACCAGAATTATCTGTGTGAGCAGTTTACTGAAGGCATTGGTTTGTTTTATTACGCCGGGTATTGGGTGGGCTCTCTGCAAAGTTTCTGGCACATGTGTACGAATGCCTGGCGTCATCCAGTGTCCATCCTGATGGCCGGCGGGACGGGCGGCTTCGACTATCAAACTTGCCTGGCTGAAGAATTCGTGTTGGCCGGAACGGCGAACACACCGAAAGGCGCGGTCGCTGCAATCGGTTACAGTTCGCTCGATGAAAATGCCACGTATTTTCAGACGTTCGGCGGGGGGTTCATCAATGCGATGTCGCAACTGGGCATTGAGCGGACCGGATCATGTCATTTGGCCGGTATTATCACCTTAGCGCAGACCTATGGAATAGGCAATTTAGAATACACCACGCGCGTTGGTCACACTAATGTCATCGGTGATCCGGCCTTGCGTATGTGGACGGATACACCGACGATTATAACGGCGGCGCACTCGACGGCGCTTCCGATTGGAGCGCGGCAACTGACCGTTACCGTAAGCGACACTCTGACGGACTTACCAGTCGCCGCAGCGCTTGTGGTGGTGATCGAGGGTGACGGTGATGTCTGCCGGGCGCTCACGGACTCAAGTGGCGCCGCGACGTTGCCGTTGACGGTAGATTCGGCGGGTACGATCTCCGTTACGGTAACGAAAATGAACCACAAACCATATCTTGCGGACATTGCGTGCGGCAATATCGGAGTATGGGTGGCGTTGGACAGCGTGGCTATTGACGACGATAACATCAACGGCACTGTGGGCAATGCCGACGGCGAATTCAATCCGGGCGAAGTCATTGACCTGACGATGCGGATAAAAAACTTCGGCGAGACGATCACGGAAACGGGCATACAAGCGGAGCTCGCGAGTCTCAGCGAATATTTCACGGTTTTGTCGGCACCGATTAACTATCCGGATTTGGAACCCGGCATGCTGGCCGTACCGGGCAGTGCGTTTCGCGTGCAGGTTTCGCAATTGATGAATCATGGTGCACAGGGATCTTTACGACTAACCGTTCAGGGCGATCACCAGGCCACAGAGAGCGTGGTTTCGTATACGGCGCTGGCGGGGAAACCGGAGTACGTGGCCCATGAGATTCTCGGTGGAGCTTGGCAGCCGGGGACGGCGCGGGAGCTCGTGGTAACGCTCGCTAATGTTGGCGCGCAGCCGCTTAGCGGGACAACGGCCACATTGACGTCGCTGAATCCTCTGGCCAGAGTTATGGACGCAAACGGAACCTTTGGTGATGTTCAGGTGGGCGGCACGGCGAGCAATGGCGGAAATTCGTTTAGCATCGCCGCGGACTCGCTCATGTACAACGGAGCGCAAGTGCAATTCCGCATGATTGTGGAAACAGCGGCTGGTCAGCGTGACACAGTGGTGTTCTTGGTACCGTTGGGTACGACGTCGCCAACCGACCCGTGCGGACCGGATGCTTTTGGATACTACTCTTACGACGATGGTGACATGGCCTATCCCCCAGAGTTGGAGTTTGACTACGTTGATCTCAGCGGCGGTCTCGGGATCGACCTGAATATTGAGGACCCGGGTGAGAAAACGCAGATCACGCAGAACTGGACGTCGCTACGCGCGTTGCCATTTTCATTCACGTTTTACGATCAGACCTTTGATTCGATCACAATTTGTTCGAACGGGTGGGCGGCATTTGGCAACGAGACATGGACAGATACTCCGCTGAATCGTCCACTTCCGGCGATTCTGGCGCCGGCCAATATGGTGGCCATCTACTGGGACGATTTGAAGACGTCCGGCGCGGGTCAAGGCGTGTGGACGTACTATGACGAAGAACATCACGCGTTCATCGTGCAATGGAAAGCATCCGGCGGCGGCTACACTTACTCGGATGCCAGTCTTGATTTTCAGTTGCTGCTGCTCGATCCGATAGCGTATCCTTCGGTTGGCGGCAATGGCAAGCTGTTGTTCATGTACAACGACATTACGATGGATCTGCTGGCCTCAACCAGCGACGATATTCCCGGCGTCACGATTGGCATTCATGATGCGTTGGCTGAGCGCGGCTTGGAGCTGGCGCGCGGCGCGACCTATGCACCGGGCTGCGCCAACGTTGTGGACGGCCGAAGGATCCTAATTGACGCTGATTTCCGAACGAGTCTGGGTTCGGTGGCAGGACAGATCACATCGGAGGGCACAGGTGAACCGATTGCCGGAGCCGTGATACGAGTGGCAAACCACGTCGCATTTGATTCAACGGATGCTGGCGGATTTTATCAAATTGACGAAGTGTTGGCCGGCACACGAGCGCTGATTGTATCGCGGCGAGGATTCAACGACGCGGTGGTACCGGAGGTCATGGTGTACTTTGACAGCACGACGACTGTGAATATCAGCATGCTGCACCCTGAAGTAGCGGTTTCACCGGACTCGCTGCGGCTTGCTATCGCGGAGAGTTTACAGACTCAGGTTGGCGTGGAAATCGGGAATGGCGGCAACGGGCCGCTTGATTTCTCGATCTCGACGGCATATTTTGTGAACGGCGTGCCGGTGCCGCCGATGGGAGTACTGCAGGAGACAAACGTCACCACGTTGACCAACGATCCGCACATCCTCGGCTGCGAGTACGCCGATGGGCGATGGTATGCATGCGGATCGAGCGGGCCAAGCGGTGCAAACAGCATTTATGTATTCGGCGGCGACGGTAGTTTGCTCGATACGCTCGCGCAGCCGGCTACGGATCCCATCGGGTGGTTCGACATGTGCTTTGACGGCCAGTATCTGTATGGCTCGCCTCAGGAATTGTGGCAGATACAAGGTATTGACTTGAACGGATTGTGGACGGTGACCATTCCGTTCACCCAACTCAGCCCGGGACGCGCCTTGGCTTATGATCCGGCGACGGATCACTTCTGGGCGGCGGATATGTATAGCGATCTTTACGAAGTGGATCGCGACGGGGAGCTAATGTCAACTATTGAAAACGTGTTGAACCTGCCGATCGCCGGGCTATCATGGATACGAGACGATGTTGAAGGATTCAGCTTGCTTGTGAGTTGCAGCGCCGCGGAAACAGGCATAAACTCATTGTGGCGAATAAATCCGCTTACGCATGAGATGCGACAGGTGGCCACGCTCACGGGTCGGGACGGTGATCTGGCGACAGGCTGCGCGGTGACGACGGCATGGAACGGCATGCTGACGACCGTCGGCACGATTCGCAACAATCCCAACGGCGACCGCCTTGTGCTCAATCAATTGGAATATCGAACAGATTGGCTAACGGTCACTCCTTTGTCAGGCACGGTGTCGGCGAGCGGCAGCTTGCCGTTGACGCTAACGGTTGATGGCACCTCCCTGCCGTCGGGTTTGTATCGTCCGGGTGTGCTGTTGCACTGCCCCGTGCTTGACAGTACTGCAGTCGTGCCCATCGAATTGACTGTACAGCAGAGCGGAACAGGCGCTGGCATTGCTCCGGTTCCGTTGCAGTTTAGCTTGCGGCCGAGTTATCCCAATCCGTTTAATCCAGCGACGACGATTCCTTATTCACTGCCGGTGACGGCGCGGACCGAATTGGTAATTTACAATGTAGTGGGCGCGCAGGTGGCGGTG